In Pyrus communis chromosome 8, drPyrComm1.1, whole genome shotgun sequence, one genomic interval encodes:
- the LOC137742218 gene encoding zinc finger CCCH domain-containing protein 53-like isoform X2, with protein MDSYEATKIVFSRIQSLDPENASKIMGYLLLQEHGDKEMIRMAFGPETLLHNLLLNAKTQLSLLPANNPASTCTPTTATFTPISRPTPLSLSSSSFSSPSSSSSSTIWSLSNPISPSSASSPSYANILTRNTNPTSLSASSSEVVEKYQFQSNLSFLSDPKTDDLFYGAEDLSSGGGWKPCLYYLRGFCKNGSACRFLHGDSASTDGGSSVNVDSPSNANVLEQCHEIIRSNAAAQQQKLAALSHFMAAAGGGGGASSFPYNKCMNFLMQQQNESPRSAASVLMTGDEVQKFGRYQHDRNDFSPLNLGGNVNHSSRQIYLTFPADSPFREEDVSNYFSIYGPVQDVRIPYQQRRMFGFVTFVYSETVRNILAKGNPHFVCDSRVLVKPYKEKGKIPDKKQQHQQFEREDYHLCRSLSAIDSRERYDLNLGSRMFYNTEDMLLRRKLEEQANLQQAIEIQERRFMNLQLLGIKTNNLHQQNQYYNGLSQGSPFPSPTLSHASKNQSLNFSPKDSNEEFTQEYEAEKLQQEMNPAFNHGNEDNNGNDFKLHESMEHNLPDSLSASPKKSAAGDQINVFSTTASAQVNTESSRATTISSNNNNNININNTNNNNNLLPTPFIPNADSPESVLSKCAGFLLECN; from the exons ATGGATTCTTATGAAGCTACCAAGATTGTTTTCTCAAGGATCCAAAGCTTGGACCCAGAAAATGCCTCAAAAATCATGGGGTACCTTCTGCTGCAAGAGCATGGCGACAAGGAGATGATACGTATGGCATTCGGACCAGAAACTCTCCTGCACAATCTCCTTCTCAACGCCAAAACACAACTCTCCCTACTTCCTGCCAACAACCCTGCTTCTACTTGTACCCCTACTACTGCTACTTTCACCCCCATCTCCAGGCCTACCCCTTTgtccctctcctcctcctccttctcctccccctcctcctcttcttcctcaaccattTGGTCCCTCTCCAATCCCATAAGTCCCTCCTCTGCTTCTTCTCCCTCCTATGCCAATATTCTTACCAGAAACACTAACCCTACTTCTCTCTCTGCTTCTAGTAGTGAAGTTGTTGAAAAATACCAGTTTCAGAGCAACCTTTCTTTTCTCAGTGATCCAAAAACTGATGACTTATTTTATGGGGCTGAAGATTTGAGTTCTGGGGGGGGATGGAAACCATGTTTGTACTATTTAAGGGGGTTCTGTAAAAACGGAAGCGCCTGCCGTTTTCTCCACGGCGACTCCGCCAGTACTGACGGAGGTAGCTCCGTTAATGTTGACTCTCCAAGCAATGCCAATGTGCTTGAACAGTGCCATGAGATAATCAGATCCAATGCCGCTGCTCAGCAGCAGAAACTAGCCGCACTGTCACACTTCATGGCTGctgctggtggtggtggtggtgcttcGTCTTTCCCATATAACAAGTGCATGAATTTTCTTATGCAACAACAAAATGAATCCCCAAG gtcagCGGCATCTGTATTGATGACGGGAGACGAAGTTCAGAAGTTTGGGAGATACCAACATGATCGAAACGATTTTTCGCCCTTAAATTTGGGAGGAAACGTGAATCACAGTTCAAGGCAGATCTACTTGACATTCCCAGCTGACAGTCCGTTTAGAGAAGAAGATGTCTCTAATTATTTTAG CATATATGGACCAGTGCAAGATGTGAGGATTCCATACCAGCAAAGGAGGATGTTTGGATTTGTTACATTCGTCTACTCCGAGACTGTGAGGAACATTTTGGCGAAAGGGAATCCTCATTTCGTATGCGATTCCCGGGTGCTTGTGAAGCCTTACAAGGAGAAGGGCAAAATCCCAGAcaa GAAGCAACAACACCAACAGTTTGAGAGGGAAGACTATCATCTGTGTAGAAGCCTGTCCGCCATCGATTCAAGGGAGCGTTATGACCTGAATCTTG GATCAAGGATGTTTTACAATACAGAAGACATGCTTTTGAGAAGGAAATTAGAGGAGCAGGCTAATTTGCAGCAAGCCATTGAAATCCAAGAAAGGAGATTTATGAACCTCCAACTTCTAGGCATCAAAACCAACAATCTTCATCAGCAGAATCAGTACTACAATGGTCTATCACAAGGCTCTCCATTTCCTTCACCAACTTTGTCACATGCATCCAAAAATCAATCCCTCAATTTTTCACCCAAAGACAGTAATGAAGAATTCACACAAG AATATGAAGCTGAAAAACTGCAGCAGGAGATGAATCCAGCTTTTAACCATGGAAATGAAGATAACAATGGCAACGATTTTAAATTGCATGAAAG TATGGAGCACAATCTCCCTGATAGCCTATCTGCATCTCCAAAGAAATCAGCTGCAGGAGACCAAATAAATGTCTTCTCAACTACTGCTTCTGCACAAGTTAATACTGAAAGCAGCAGAGCCACAACCATTTCctccaataataataataatattaatattaataatactaataataataataatttattgccTACCCCTTTTATCCCAAATGCAGATTCCCCAGAATCTGTTCTTTCCAAATGCGCAG GTTTCCTTTTGGAATGTAATTAA
- the LOC137742218 gene encoding zinc finger CCCH domain-containing protein 53-like isoform X1, translating to MDSYEATKIVFSRIQSLDPENASKIMGYLLLQEHGDKEMIRMAFGPETLLHNLLLNAKTQLSLLPANNPASTCTPTTATFTPISRPTPLSLSSSSFSSPSSSSSSTIWSLSNPISPSSASSPSYANILTRNTNPTSLSASSSEVVEKYQFQSNLSFLSDPKTDDLFYGAEDLSSGGGWKPCLYYLRGFCKNGSACRFLHGDSASTDGGSSVNVDSPSNANVLEQCHEIIRSNAAAQQQKLAALSHFMAAAGGGGGASSFPYNKCMNFLMQQQNESPRSAASVLMTGDEVQKFGRYQHDRNDFSPLNLGGNVNHSSRQIYLTFPADSPFREEDVSNYFSIYGPVQDVRIPYQQRRMFGFVTFVYSETVRNILAKGNPHFVCDSRVLVKPYKEKGKIPDKKQQHQQFEREDYHLCRSLSAIDSRERYDLNLGSRMFYNTEDMLLRRKLEEQANLQQAIEIQERRFMNLQLLGIKTNNLHQQNQYYNGLSQGSPFPSPTLSHASKNQSLNFSPKDSNEEFTQEYEAEKLQQEMNPAFNHGNEDNNGNDFKLHESMEHNLPDSLSASPKKSAAGDQINVFSTTASAQVNTESSRATTISSNNNNNININNTNNNNNLLPTPFIPNADSPESVLSKCAGTATTSFPI from the exons ATGGATTCTTATGAAGCTACCAAGATTGTTTTCTCAAGGATCCAAAGCTTGGACCCAGAAAATGCCTCAAAAATCATGGGGTACCTTCTGCTGCAAGAGCATGGCGACAAGGAGATGATACGTATGGCATTCGGACCAGAAACTCTCCTGCACAATCTCCTTCTCAACGCCAAAACACAACTCTCCCTACTTCCTGCCAACAACCCTGCTTCTACTTGTACCCCTACTACTGCTACTTTCACCCCCATCTCCAGGCCTACCCCTTTgtccctctcctcctcctccttctcctccccctcctcctcttcttcctcaaccattTGGTCCCTCTCCAATCCCATAAGTCCCTCCTCTGCTTCTTCTCCCTCCTATGCCAATATTCTTACCAGAAACACTAACCCTACTTCTCTCTCTGCTTCTAGTAGTGAAGTTGTTGAAAAATACCAGTTTCAGAGCAACCTTTCTTTTCTCAGTGATCCAAAAACTGATGACTTATTTTATGGGGCTGAAGATTTGAGTTCTGGGGGGGGATGGAAACCATGTTTGTACTATTTAAGGGGGTTCTGTAAAAACGGAAGCGCCTGCCGTTTTCTCCACGGCGACTCCGCCAGTACTGACGGAGGTAGCTCCGTTAATGTTGACTCTCCAAGCAATGCCAATGTGCTTGAACAGTGCCATGAGATAATCAGATCCAATGCCGCTGCTCAGCAGCAGAAACTAGCCGCACTGTCACACTTCATGGCTGctgctggtggtggtggtggtgcttcGTCTTTCCCATATAACAAGTGCATGAATTTTCTTATGCAACAACAAAATGAATCCCCAAG gtcagCGGCATCTGTATTGATGACGGGAGACGAAGTTCAGAAGTTTGGGAGATACCAACATGATCGAAACGATTTTTCGCCCTTAAATTTGGGAGGAAACGTGAATCACAGTTCAAGGCAGATCTACTTGACATTCCCAGCTGACAGTCCGTTTAGAGAAGAAGATGTCTCTAATTATTTTAG CATATATGGACCAGTGCAAGATGTGAGGATTCCATACCAGCAAAGGAGGATGTTTGGATTTGTTACATTCGTCTACTCCGAGACTGTGAGGAACATTTTGGCGAAAGGGAATCCTCATTTCGTATGCGATTCCCGGGTGCTTGTGAAGCCTTACAAGGAGAAGGGCAAAATCCCAGAcaa GAAGCAACAACACCAACAGTTTGAGAGGGAAGACTATCATCTGTGTAGAAGCCTGTCCGCCATCGATTCAAGGGAGCGTTATGACCTGAATCTTG GATCAAGGATGTTTTACAATACAGAAGACATGCTTTTGAGAAGGAAATTAGAGGAGCAGGCTAATTTGCAGCAAGCCATTGAAATCCAAGAAAGGAGATTTATGAACCTCCAACTTCTAGGCATCAAAACCAACAATCTTCATCAGCAGAATCAGTACTACAATGGTCTATCACAAGGCTCTCCATTTCCTTCACCAACTTTGTCACATGCATCCAAAAATCAATCCCTCAATTTTTCACCCAAAGACAGTAATGAAGAATTCACACAAG AATATGAAGCTGAAAAACTGCAGCAGGAGATGAATCCAGCTTTTAACCATGGAAATGAAGATAACAATGGCAACGATTTTAAATTGCATGAAAG TATGGAGCACAATCTCCCTGATAGCCTATCTGCATCTCCAAAGAAATCAGCTGCAGGAGACCAAATAAATGTCTTCTCAACTACTGCTTCTGCACAAGTTAATACTGAAAGCAGCAGAGCCACAACCATTTCctccaataataataataatattaatattaataatactaataataataataatttattgccTACCCCTTTTATCCCAAATGCAGATTCCCCAGAATCTGTTCTTTCCAAATGCGCAGGTACTGCCACTACTTCTTTccccatataa